Proteins encoded together in one Sceloporus undulatus isolate JIND9_A2432 ecotype Alabama chromosome 4, SceUnd_v1.1, whole genome shotgun sequence window:
- the LOC121928532 gene encoding syntenin-1 — MSLYPSLEDLKVDKVIQAQTSFASNPANPAILPEASAPVLQDGSLYPRLYPELSQYMGLSLNEEEIQRNMTVVPAANSQQIIARPSAVNYMVAPVTGNDVGIRRAEIKQGIREVILCKDQDGKIGLRLKSVDNGIFVQLVQANSPASLSGLRFGDQILQINGDNCAGWSSEKAHKVLKQVPGERISMIIRDRPFGRTITMHKDSSGHVGFIFKNGKITSIVKDSSAARNGLLTEHSICEINGQNVIGLKDSQIADILSTAGNVVTITIMPSQIFEHMIKRMASGIIKSLMDHSIPEV; from the exons ATGTCTCTGTATCCTTCTCTGGAAGATTTGAAGGTAGACAAAGTAATTCAG GCCCAGACATCTTTTGCTTCAAACCCAGCTAATCCAGCAATTCTACCTGAAGCCTCAGCACCTGTCCTTCAAGATGGAA GCTTATATCCCAGATTGTATCCCGAACTTTCCCAGTATATGGGGTTAAGCCTGAATGAAgaagagatacagagaaatatgACAGTTGTTCCTGCTGCAAATTCTCAACAG ATCATTGCAAGGCCTTCAGCAGTGAATTATATGGTGGCTCCTGTAACTGGAAATGATGTTGGAATTCGTCGAGCAGAAATCAAACAAGGAATCCGTGAAGTAATCTTATGTAAAGATCAAGATGGAAAAATCGGTCTTCGTCTTAAATCAGTGGACAAT GGTATATTTGTCCAGTTGGTTCAAGCAAATTCACCAGCATCACTGTCTGGCCTGCGTTTTGGGGACCAGATTTTGCAAATCAATGGTGACAACTGTGCAGGGTGGAGTTCTGAGAAGGCCCATAAAGTTTTGAAGCAGGTTCCTGGAGAGAGAATTTCAATGATTATCCGTGACAG acctTTTGGGCGAACTATTACCATGCACAAAGACAGCTCAGGACATGTTGgctttattttcaaaaatggaaaaataacatCAATAGTAAAAGACAGCTCTGCTGCTAGAAATGGACTTCTGACTGAACACAGCATCTGTGAAATTAATGGACAAAATGTAATTGGCCTCAAG GATTCCCAAATTGCAGACATCTTGTCAACAGCTGGAAATGTAGTGACCATCACTATCATGCCTTCTCAGATCTTTGAACATATGATAAAGAG gatgGCTTCAGGCATTATAAAAAGCCTGATGGATCACAGTATCCCTGAAGTTTAA